The Papaver somniferum cultivar HN1 chromosome 6, ASM357369v1, whole genome shotgun sequence genome segment GGGATGATGTAGTTGTACGGTTCATCATTTCCAATCTGCAACATTGCTTTCATTGCATGAGTGCAAGGAAAGCTATGTTTTTGCCACCATTTGCAGGTGAAAGTTCTAGAATCCAAGTCGACAGTATGCTTCCCAGTTGGAGAAATGATCTCAAATACCTTCTCACTTGCTCTCCGAAACTTGTATGCACGACAGTTGTTTATCCTCTTGTTAAACCTTGATTGCATACGAGGAGTGAGCCTTGTAGTCCACTTGTTAGACTCCACTAACCTCTTGTAATTCTGCTCCATTACCTTAGCACGAATAACATCAACAAGCTCAAGTGCTGGAAGCGGCTTATCATGCTTACTGACGTTGTTAAAACTCTCAGCAATATTAGTTGTGTTCTCACCCCACCTTTCTCCTAGAAATGCATGAGCAACCCAATTCTCGaatggaatcttcatcatccaagcAACCACTGAATCCAACTTTAGGTTGCTCATACTCTTCGCAGCAGCATAAAAATTTTCCTTTGTTAATGCAGTGTAGCACTCTTCGAATAACTTGACTGCAGTTTGTCTACTCCTGCCCTTTGGAACAGGAATATTTCCTTTCATATGGTACAAACAGAACAAATGGAAAGCATTTGGGAAGACTTCAGGCACATGCTTCAAAAGGCTGATTCCACGATCTGATATGATGGTCAGTGGACGATCTTCAAGAATAATACCCTTCAAATTGGTTAAGAACCATTGCCAACTATCACAATTTTCACTTTCGACAATTCCAAATGCAACTGGATAGATCtctacaaaaaccaaaaaacaaagaTAAGTCACCAGAAACAAAAATAAGTGACCAGTAACTAGTGTCAACAAACAAagttccatttcagttggatcaacagtggaagttgatccattttagttggatcaacaatcacagttgatccaataaaatctGCGTAAGCAATCAAAATTTTGGATCAACAGTCAGAGTTGATCCAATAAGAGGTAGTTAAAAGCAAGTATTTCAATGCAGACAAAAAAAAACAGTCTAAACTAACCTAAGCTACATATAGAATGTGAGAAACCTAGCTAAATTTATCAAGAAAATGAATGCATAACAATGGATCAACAGTAACAAGTTTAAACATTCATggatacaaaatgaaaaaaagtAAAAGGTTAAAAATCACACGTTAGTTACCAGTTTTTCCGCAAGCAACCATAAGACCACCTTTGAACTTCCCAGTGAGAAAGGTACAATCGATAAATAACATCGAACGTCAGTAATTGTTGAAACCAGTTATAGAAGCTTCAAAGGCCACGAAAAACCTTTTGAACGGACGCGTCACACTATCATACTCAAAATTCACGACGCTTCCAGGATTGTAATGTTCAATGGCATCTTTATACCAAACAAAGTCTGAATAAGACTTGATGTCATCACCCCAAAGAAATTGCTTTGTGAATTGTAAACCGTGGTATGCCTGATTATACATGAGATCAACTCCATATTCCATTCGGAGTAAATCTATAACGTCAGAggcagtcttcttcttcttagatgCTCATAAATCATCTACCAAAATATCCTTCATAAACGATTTTCTCATCCTAACTTTTGATGGGTCTGAATTAGCTAAACTACATGAATGCTCTCCAATGTATCTCTTGCACTGAAATACACCTTTTGTATTGGCGAGGAGAGAGGCGTGAAACCTCAAGGGACAATTTtccttctttttgaacttgcactcCACAATGTATCGCACAAGGTCACTCTTCTTCAATTTGTATTTGCGACCACTATTTATTTCATACTTTGTAACACAATCCTTAACTTCTTTAATACCACCTTCAAACAACTGCCCTGCTCCAGTTAAGATGTTGACCCAAGCATCAGACTTCTTCGGGACCTTTTTGATCAAACACGCATCATCAGTGACGTCTTCCAATACAGCCAGCTCATCGCTTGAAATATAACTCGATGATGACGAAGAAGCAGGAGcaggagcagaagaagatgatgaataaatAGAATCAACACAGGTGCTTAACTGGATTTCAAACTTCACCAAGTCAATCCCTTGTGAGAtgcagtagtgaatgaaaaacctCAAATCCAAATCATGATTGATGACATTTGAGATCCCTTCTACAATGTAACCAAAAAGTATGAGTTCTTCAAGAACATAAGGCCTGATTGCAAAATTTGTATTTACTTATCATCTCCTTGACAGTAATTGATCCTGAATTAGGATGCGAGATGGTCtgattgcaaaatttgaactctATAACAACCATCTTTGGCCTGCAATAAATAATAAACAGATAGTGGTATTCAGAAACTATGGATCAACAATCACATTTGATCCAATAAATATGGATCAACAATCACAGCTTTGGATCAACAATCATATTTGATCCAATAAATATGAACCAACAATCACAGTTTTGGATCAACAATCACAGTTTATCCAATAAAATATGTGTAatcaatcacagttgatccaataaatatgtATAAACAATCACAATTGATCCAATAAGAGGTAGTTAAAAGCATGAATTTCAATGCAAACCAAAAATAAAGCAGTCTAAACTAACCTAAGCTACGTCGCACCTTAAATTCAATGTAGAATGTGATAAACATAAAATATAAGCTACATTATCAACAAAGTGAATGCATAATGATTACCTGGAATCtactaaaggaaaaaaaaacacaaaatacaaACATTTTGTATTCAGAAATTTAGATCAACAACAACAGTTGATCCAAAATAAACTAAAAATCATCTTATTTTTTGTTTCAACAGTCTAGGTTGATCCAAAATAATATCAACATCTCatcaaaaacataatcataaTCTAAATTTCATCACAAACAATATTCTTCAAACATTTCAGCATAAACATAAAACGTAATTTGATGAGCAGATCTAAGATTCGTACTTGTTCAAGAGATGAATATCGATCTCGAGATCAAACTATATCAATATCACCCAATCAATCTAACAAAATAGTCACGAAAATCAATCTTCcgaataaatcatgatctctgcaacatcaacaaaaaactgaaatcaaaagTAAGGAAATATAAATCTGTGAAACGTACATGCAATCATCAAAAAAAACTTTATTAATCTTCAAATAAACATCAACATTACCAATTTGTTTCAGGAAAACAAATCTAGTGGTTTCTGTtgattaataataattgaaaACGGACTCAAAATCTCTGACTCTGTTGATTCAGATGAAGAATATGAACGAGAAGATGAAGAATTCCAATATCTGTTTCCCTCTCTCGTCAATTcacagaaaaaaaattcaaatttttttcacGAACTCAGCTTTCTCATCTGCAGCTttcttctctctctctttcaGTTTTATTTCCGTTTAAAAACAGAAATTTGATTTGTATACGGAATATATAGTTGGGGTATATTTGGAAGTCCATAATTGGGTATTGGGCCCCTGATGGGCTTGTACAAGGAGAGGTACATATTTATTATGTGATAAGGACAATTGTATAACCCATCAAAAatagggacaataattcaattaccACTTGACTGAACTGAGGTACCCAGGCCCCGAGTATATGTAGTTGGTCTTGAAAGAGGATATGTGAAATGTCCCCCACTACAAACTCATGATCTGTGTGGTGTGGTTGGACAAGAATgctccaattttttatttttatttttattttccttttatttttaattttattttatttaacgcGCGGGTTACAACCCCATAGGGGTCACTATCCATCTAAAATAGacccaataaaaaaataaaaaaataaaccccATTTTATCTAAACTGTCTAAAATCTAAATCACCCTTCCGTCTATTTTCCTATACCATCTGTTTTCTTTTCTATTCGAGTAAACCGACACTTCTCTTCCCtcaaaaaccttcttttcttttctcctcTTCCCACAGAAACCAGAAAAGATAACCCTAGATCTGAAACCATGTttgattccttcttcttcttactcCACAAAACAGTTCTTTGAACTCATAACAAAGAAATCTAACCTTCCTCGAAAGAAAATTAGGTTTAagtttcattttgattttgacctaatttattGGTTTTAAGAAATGGCGAAGAAGCAAGAGAAAAAAcaagatgaaaagaagaagaaggtggtcaAACGATCTCCGAAAGGCAAATCATAAcccaattttgattttatttagtGGTTTCACCTAATTTATTGTTCTTCGGATGTTCTTTATTGATTTCATTTTTATGTTGTTTCACCTAAATTGGTTATGAATCTTAGGTTTCCGTAGAACATCGATTATGAATCTTAGGTTTAGTCACTGATTTTGCATAAATTAGGTTCCGTCATTGATTTCATACTTAGGTTTCTGTGGTTTCATaatcgattttttttcttcaatggtttatttgatgaaaccaaaattggtttccatCATTTTCATCAACATATGGCTTTATCATTTTTGATGGACTGGTATTGCATATGAAGGCATTGATGCAGAATTTAATCTgctctttttgatgaaaccacttttggtttcatcatttaccaATAGTTAATTTGGTTCCACTATAACTGTTAGCAAGTTGATTAGTTCCACTATAATTGTTAGCAACTTTTAGTTAGGTATGTGCCTGCGTCAGTGTGCTTTTGAATATATGGTCTATCTTTTTATTGGTCGAACGTCGTATATCCTTTGACACTTGAGACCCCTCGATTCATGGTACATCATAATCTGTTAGCAAGTTGATTAGCTTACTTAGCTATGTGTGTGCGTCAGTGATTTAAATGATATTAATTGGATCAAAAATGACATGCTATGCGTATTAAACTTGCACATCTGGTCAAGGTCATGGTTTCTTGTTGCATATGAAGGCATTGATGCAGAATATAATCTgctctttttgatgaaaccatttatggtttcatcattttgcaCACCATAACTGATAATGGTTGCTAAGGTATATTctggtctttttgatgaaacattttttggtttcatcccttttcattttttcaaattgGTTCCACCAGAATTGTATTTGGTGATGTTTATTGTATCTGACATAACCATGAGTTTGTTTGATGTAACCATAGTTGGATACACCATTTCTACTTTGGTTTCAC includes the following:
- the LOC113291723 gene encoding uncharacterized protein LOC113291723, with the translated sequence MEYGVDLMYNQAYHGLQFTKQFLWGDDIKSYSDFVWYKDAIEHYNPGSVVNFEYDSVTRPFKRFFVAFEASITEIYPVAFGIVESENCDSWQWFLTNLKGIILEDRPLTIISDRGISLLKHVPEVFPNAFHLFCLYHMKGNIPVPKGRSRQTAVKLFEECYTALTKENFYAAAKSMSNLKLDSVVAWMMKIPFENWVAHAFLGERWGENTTNIAESFNNVSKHDKPLPALELVDVIRAKVMEQNYKRLVESNKWTTRLTPRMQSRFNKRINNCRAYKFRRASEKVFEIISPTGKHTVDLDSRTFTCKWWQKHSFPCTHAMKAMLQIGNDEPYNYIIPYYTSDYYRRLYSRPIYPIPDSEKTPGTNENGYIFASHRWSRTSWKT